The Fibrobacter sp. UWB5 genomic sequence CAATTGGTAGAGTCACGGTCTCCAAAACCGTTGGTTGGGGGTTCGAGTCCCTCCCGACCTGCTCACTTCCTGGAGTCATTATGCGCAAGATCCAGCAATATGTCAAGGAATCCATCGAGGAACTGAAGAAAGTTACTTGGCCTACTTGGGAAGAACTTAAGGGTTCGACTTTGGTAGTGATGCTTTTCAGCGTCATTATGGGTCTGTACATTGCCGGACTCGACGTTGGTTTCTCTTGGATCATTGACAAAATTATGGGAAGAGGTTAATGTATGCTTTGGTATGCCATTCACACCTTTTCCGGTCAAGAAAATAACATTAAGAAACGTATCGAGCAGATGATTGAACGCGAAGGCGTTCAGGAAAAGTTCGGCCGTATCATTGTTCCGACCCGCGAAGTGGTTTCCACCGTTCGCGGTCGTCGTCATGTATCGGTGCAGAACGCAATGCCCACTTACGTTTTCATCGAAATGGTGCTGGACGAGCTCACCCAGCATTTGGTGATGAACATCAATGGCGTCACCCATTTCTTAGGAATGACACCCACCAAGAGGGTGGCTATTCCTTTACAACAGAGCGAGGTCGATCGTCTTCTTGGAGTTGATCCTAGTGGCTCCGCGGAAGGCGAGATCCAAAATCCGTATACAATTGGCGAAAATGTCCGCATCAAGGAAGGTCCTTTCAAGGACTTTGTGGGCGTCGTAGACGAAATTATGGAAGACAAGACCAAGATCAAGGTCATGGTCACCGTCTTCGGTCGTTCTACGCCTGTCGAACTTTCCTACAACCAGGTTGAGTCCGACATCGCTTAAGACTACGGTTTTGAAACGGAGATAACACAGTGGCAAAGAAAATCACAGGTTATATTAAGCTCCAGATTCCTGCAGGCGCCGCAAACCCGGCTCCTCCGGTGGGTCCCGCCCTTGGTCAGAAGGGTGTGAACATCATGGAATTCTGCAAGCAGTTCAACGCAAAGACCCAGAACGACAAGGGCATGATTATCCCGGTCGTTATCACGGTCTATGCCGATAAGAGCTTTACCTTCATCACGAAGGTATCGCCGGTTCCGGCCCTCATCAAGAAGGCTGCCGGCATTGAAAGCGGCTCTGGCGAACCCAACCGTAAGAAAGTTGGTAAGCTCACCAAGGCCCAGGTCCAGGATATCGCCCAAAAGAAGATGCCGGATCTAAACACAATCGACCTCGAAGCCGCTATGCGCATGGTCGCGGGTACTGCTCGCTCCATGGGCGTTGAAGTGGTTGACTGAGGCAGGTAATTCACCGTTACGTATCTGACAGGAAACACCATGTTCAGAGGAAAAAAATACAAGAAGATTGCTGAAAGCATCGATCGTAACAAGGCTTATGATCTTGCTGAAGCAGTCCAAATCCTTAAAAAGTCCGAATTGAAGTTCGACCAGACGGTCGAAATCCACTTCAATCTCGGTGTGGACCCAAAACATTCCGACCAAGTGGTTCGTGGCACTGTTGTGCTGCCGCATGGTACCGGTCGTCAGGTCCGCGTCTTGGTTTTCTGCAAGGACAATAACCTTGAAGTTGCAAAGAACGCAGGCGCAGACTACGCTGGTGGTGCTGACTTGGTTCAGAAGATTCAGGAAGGCTGGCTGGACTTTGATTCCGTCGTTGCTACTCCCGACATGATGCCGGTGATTAGTAAGGTCGCTAAGGTCCTCGGTCCTCGCGGTTTGATGCCTTCTCCGAAGGCCGGCACGGTTACGGTTAACGTGGCCCAGACGGTTAAGGAACTCAAGGCTGGTAAGATTCAGTACCGCGTTGACAAGGGCGCCAACGTCCATGCCCCCGTAGGCAAGCTCTCCTTCGGCGTCGAACAGCTGGTTGAAAACACCAAGGCTGTGATCGACTCCGTCGTCAAGAACAAGCCTCAATCTTCTAAGGGCACCTACATTAAGAGCCTTACGTTGTCTGCAACGATGGCTCCGGGCATCAAACTTGATATGGCACTGACGCGATAGGAGATACCATGAAAGCTGTAGTTAAAAAACAACAGACCGTGGATTCGCTCGTCGAGTCCTTCAATGGCGCTACCGCCGTCTATCTGCTCAATTATCAAGGCATGACCGTAGAAAAGGACAATGCCCTTCGCAAGGCACTCGCATCTAAGGGTGTGAAGTACCACGCTGTGAAGAACACTCTTCTCAAGCGCGTGCTCGCTGCTCTTAAGGTCGAAGGTCTCGACGATTTGCTGACCGGCGCAACTTCTGTGATGGTCGGCTTCGAAGAAGATCCGCTTCTGCCTGCTCGCGAAATTGAAGCATTCCACAAAGCAAACCCCGATTTCTTGGTTGCCAAGAGCGTGTACCTTGATGGCAAGGCGATGCCTGGCTCCGAAGTCGTGAACCTCTCCAAGATCCCGGATCGTAAGGGCATGATCGCTCAGATCGTCTCCATCGCTCTCGGACCTGGCTCCACGATCGCCGGTCAAATCAAGACGCTCCAGGAAAAGCTGGAAAAAGAATCGGGCTCCGAAGCTGCTCCTGAAGCCGCTGCGGAAGCTTAACAACAAACCACAAACCAAAAAATTTAAACGGAATAATCGGAGAAACACATCATGGCAACTGATATCAAGGCACTGGGCGATCAAATCGTTGGTCTTACCCTTCTCGAAGCCAAGGCTTTGGCTGACTACCTTAAAGAAACCCACGGCATCGAAGCTGCTGCCGGTGGCGCCGTCGTAATGGCCGCCGCTGCTGCCGCTCCTGCTGAAGAAAAGACTGAATTCGACGTGATCCTCGTCGAATGCGGCGCTAAGAAGATGGACGTCCTCAAGGCCGTTCGCGCCATCACCGGTCTGGGCCTCAAGGAAGCTAAGGACCTGGTCGAAAAGGCCAACAGCGTGGTCAAGGAAGCAATGCCGAAGGCTGACGCTGAAAAGCTCAAGAAGGACCTGGAAGATCTCGGAGCAAAGGTCGCTCTGAAGTAATGCTTTCACTTCATTGACTTTTATATGCCAATCGCCTGCACGACTGTGCGGGCTTTTGGTGTATAATGTTTTTCGCTATTTTTTGCTATTTTTAGATAAAAAAGCTCTTCACCGGATGAGGTATTTCAAATGACCACGGAGCGAAAAAGCTATTCCTCCAACAAGTTCCAGTTGGAACTCCCGTACCTGATCGAAGTCCAGAAGGCTTCGTACGAGCAATTCCTCCAGAAGGAAATCTCGCCAGAAAAACGTCTCAAGGTAGGGCTGGAACGCGTGTTCCAGGATATTTTCCCGATCACTGACGTCAAGGGTCTTTATTCCCTTAATTATGAAGGTTATTATTTCGGTATCCCGAAGTACAGCATCCCCGAATGCCGTGAGCGTGGCCTCACGTATTCCATGGAGCTTT encodes the following:
- the rplA gene encoding 50S ribosomal protein L1, whose translation is MFRGKKYKKIAESIDRNKAYDLAEAVQILKKSELKFDQTVEIHFNLGVDPKHSDQVVRGTVVLPHGTGRQVRVLVFCKDNNLEVAKNAGADYAGGADLVQKIQEGWLDFDSVVATPDMMPVISKVAKVLGPRGLMPSPKAGTVTVNVAQTVKELKAGKIQYRVDKGANVHAPVGKLSFGVEQLVENTKAVIDSVVKNKPQSSKGTYIKSLTLSATMAPGIKLDMALTR
- the nusG gene encoding transcription termination/antitermination protein NusG — translated: MLWYAIHTFSGQENNIKKRIEQMIEREGVQEKFGRIIVPTREVVSTVRGRRHVSVQNAMPTYVFIEMVLDELTQHLVMNINGVTHFLGMTPTKRVAIPLQQSEVDRLLGVDPSGSAEGEIQNPYTIGENVRIKEGPFKDFVGVVDEIMEDKTKIKVMVTVFGRSTPVELSYNQVESDIA
- the rplK gene encoding 50S ribosomal protein L11, which encodes MAKKITGYIKLQIPAGAANPAPPVGPALGQKGVNIMEFCKQFNAKTQNDKGMIIPVVITVYADKSFTFITKVSPVPALIKKAAGIESGSGEPNRKKVGKLTKAQVQDIAQKKMPDLNTIDLEAAMRMVAGTARSMGVEVVD
- the rplL gene encoding 50S ribosomal protein L7/L12; amino-acid sequence: MATDIKALGDQIVGLTLLEAKALADYLKETHGIEAAAGGAVVMAAAAAAPAEEKTEFDVILVECGAKKMDVLKAVRAITGLGLKEAKDLVEKANSVVKEAMPKADAEKLKKDLEDLGAKVALK
- the rplJ gene encoding 50S ribosomal protein L10, with the protein product MKAVVKKQQTVDSLVESFNGATAVYLLNYQGMTVEKDNALRKALASKGVKYHAVKNTLLKRVLAALKVEGLDDLLTGATSVMVGFEEDPLLPAREIEAFHKANPDFLVAKSVYLDGKAMPGSEVVNLSKIPDRKGMIAQIVSIALGPGSTIAGQIKTLQEKLEKESGSEAAPEAAAEA
- the secE gene encoding preprotein translocase subunit SecE; translation: MRKIQQYVKESIEELKKVTWPTWEELKGSTLVVMLFSVIMGLYIAGLDVGFSWIIDKIMGRG